A genome region from Proteus vulgaris includes the following:
- the tssL gene encoding type VI secretion system protein TssL, short form has translation MITNTRTAKNNMIDMLFADTWLMVCQLRQGAEITDGKAFYRRVCEHIDKTRQQLTEKGYSQSAIENMLYAQCALIDESVMNRTERDDGYLQWIQSPLQAKYFNTLEAGDKLWDRLRNLLNEPAPNQDVLICFHRVITLGFVGKYRQTDAPEREQIIELLNTQLPAYALSSDLPLVMKPKHRINRRHIYWLGWFGGIVVIAMLWWGFSVSLENLLQQWVIQGK, from the coding sequence ATGATAACGAATACAAGAACAGCTAAAAATAACATGATTGATATGCTTTTTGCTGATACTTGGTTAATGGTTTGTCAGCTACGCCAAGGTGCTGAAATTACTGATGGCAAAGCCTTCTATCGGCGCGTCTGTGAACATATTGATAAAACGCGCCAACAACTCACAGAAAAAGGCTATTCCCAATCTGCCATCGAAAACATGCTTTATGCGCAATGCGCTTTAATTGATGAAAGCGTGATGAATCGTACTGAGCGTGATGACGGTTACTTACAGTGGATACAATCACCGCTACAAGCCAAGTATTTCAATACATTAGAAGCTGGTGACAAATTATGGGATAGGTTGCGTAATCTATTAAATGAACCGGCGCCCAACCAGGATGTACTTATCTGTTTTCACCGTGTGATCACGCTAGGGTTTGTGGGTAAATATCGCCAAACCGATGCGCCTGAACGTGAACAAATTATTGAACTACTCAATACTCAACTTCCCGCCTATGCACTATCTAGTGATTTACCTTTAGTGATGAAACCCAAGCATCGAATAAATCGTCGCCATATTTATTGGTTAGGCTGGTTTGGCGGGATTGTGGTGATAGCAATGCTGTGGTGGGGCTTTTCTGTGTCATTAGAAAATTTACTTCAACAATGGGTAATTCAAGGAAAGTGA
- a CDS encoding OmpA family protein, translating to MQKNRIKQCITLFSAILLLWLLWGFWSLGKEISFFLTAFICLVTLTLCVWFFRQHKGAPYLEDALTNLLPPDNYHGAVIIVCGQSQALFHENQTYRETAKGWYICASSPMDLLSITQHIVDIAPLQLRQLSVLYALLPEQHLQQEEITHEILNWRRAIHENNKKIGKALPFWVALYLNSPVNSLNSHFDGTTPWITYLNGQSELVVISDDLATQPISTWLLQNREQTENQLTMALWLDQLLAWLKSEFIPLFTVTQSGAPSLIPVAWTMQFTTVPTLSDNSWAQFIHHKTTLFPVITKKSNHHDELPLPDIVIDKLAHDVNLLKIETTIGIVGMICGLFLIGAISGSYHHNKQLIYDIGNDIHHFKSITDENLEPKKVAYQQLLSDATFLSHWQREGIPARYSLALYQGNNILPYLHALLSSWAPPLPPAPIIMQEAPEMVTLDSLALFASGQYELKNEATKVLVDALINIKAKPGWLIVISGYTDNTGNPDLNQKLSLKRAEAVRDWMIKTSDIAPSCFAVQGYGQHQPVADNSTLDGRARNRRVEIRLIPQADACQVLADDLTPLKDGGN from the coding sequence ATGCAAAAAAACAGGATAAAACAGTGTATTACATTGTTTTCAGCAATCTTATTACTGTGGCTGCTTTGGGGATTTTGGTCTTTGGGTAAAGAGATATCCTTTTTTCTGACCGCCTTTATTTGTCTCGTCACACTCACTTTATGTGTCTGGTTTTTCCGTCAACACAAAGGTGCTCCCTACCTTGAGGATGCACTTACAAACCTGCTCCCTCCTGATAATTATCATGGCGCTGTCATTATTGTTTGTGGTCAATCACAAGCGCTTTTTCATGAAAATCAGACGTACCGAGAGACAGCTAAAGGTTGGTATATCTGTGCCTCTTCTCCAATGGATTTGCTCAGCATCACTCAACATATCGTTGATATTGCGCCTTTACAATTACGCCAATTATCAGTGTTATATGCCTTATTACCTGAACAACACTTACAGCAAGAAGAAATTACTCACGAAATACTTAATTGGCGTCGGGCTATCCATGAAAACAATAAAAAAATAGGTAAGGCATTACCTTTTTGGGTGGCGCTTTATCTTAATTCTCCCGTTAATTCTCTCAATTCACATTTTGATGGCACAACACCCTGGATAACCTATTTAAATGGTCAATCTGAGTTAGTTGTTATCTCTGATGATCTAGCAACTCAACCTATTTCAACATGGCTATTACAAAATAGAGAGCAAACTGAAAACCAACTCACTATGGCGCTCTGGCTTGACCAATTATTGGCTTGGTTAAAAAGTGAATTTATTCCTCTGTTTACGGTTACTCAATCAGGTGCTCCAAGTCTTATTCCTGTTGCTTGGACAATGCAATTTACGACTGTTCCTACCCTTTCAGATAACAGTTGGGCTCAATTTATTCACCATAAAACCACCTTATTTCCAGTTATTACAAAAAAATCAAATCATCACGACGAATTACCTTTACCAGACATTGTGATTGATAAGCTCGCTCACGATGTCAATTTACTAAAAATAGAAACGACCATTGGTATTGTTGGAATGATCTGTGGGTTATTTCTTATTGGGGCAATATCAGGAAGTTATCATCATAATAAACAGTTAATTTATGATATCGGTAATGATATTCATCACTTTAAAAGTATTACTGATGAAAATTTAGAGCCTAAAAAAGTGGCTTATCAACAGTTACTTTCAGATGCAACCTTCCTCTCTCATTGGCAACGAGAAGGTATTCCTGCTCGCTATTCTTTAGCGTTATATCAAGGCAATAACATCTTACCTTATTTACACGCCTTGCTCAGTTCATGGGCTCCGCCATTACCACCAGCACCTATCATCATGCAAGAAGCGCCTGAAATGGTGACGTTAGATAGTCTTGCTCTCTTCGCTTCTGGTCAATATGAATTAAAAAATGAGGCGACCAAAGTACTTGTTGATGCGCTTATCAATATAAAAGCCAAGCCAGGTTGGTTAATTGTTATTTCTGGGTACACCGACAACACAGGCAACCCCGATTTAAACCAAAAACTTTCACTTAAACGAGCTGAAGCCGTGCGTGATTGGATGATCAAAACCAGTGATATCGCACCATCTTGTTTTGCAGTGCAAGGATATGGTCAGCATCAGCCTGTTGCAGATAACTCAACACTTGATGGTCGAGCTCGTAATCGTCGAGTTGAAATTCGCCTGATACCTCAAGCTGATGCTTGTCAGGTATTAGCTGATGACCTTACGCCACTGAAGGATGGTGGCAACTAA
- a CDS encoding Hcp family type VI secretion system effector, whose product MAIPVYLWLKDDGNADIKGSVNVQDREGSIEVVAQDHNLYIPTDNNTGKLTGTRIHTPFIFVKEIDASSPYLYKAVTTGQTLKKAEFKWYRIDDAGQEVEYFNTTLENVKVVKVAPKMHNIKDPTKEKHNHLEEVELRYEKITWTYKDGNIIHSDSWNERATA is encoded by the coding sequence ATGGCTATTCCTGTATACCTCTGGTTAAAAGATGACGGTAATGCGGATATCAAAGGCTCTGTTAATGTTCAAGATCGTGAAGGCAGCATTGAAGTCGTCGCTCAAGATCACAACTTATACATTCCAACAGATAACAATACTGGCAAATTAACCGGTACACGTATCCATACTCCATTTATCTTCGTTAAAGAAATCGATGCCTCTAGCCCGTATTTGTACAAGGCAGTAACAACGGGACAAACCTTAAAAAAGGCAGAGTTTAAGTGGTATCGCATCGATGACGCGGGTCAAGAAGTTGAATATTTCAACACCACACTTGAAAACGTCAAAGTCGTAAAAGTGGCGCCTAAGATGCACAACATCAAAGATCCAACCAAAGAGAAACACAATCACCTTGAAGAAGTTGAATTGCGTTACGAAAAAATCACTTGGACTTACAAAGACGGAAATATCATTCATTCAGATTCATGGAATGAACGCGCTACTGCGTAA
- the tssH gene encoding type VI secretion system ATPase TssH, giving the protein MENQSIMLLRRLNPYCAKALEAAASLCQTRAHAEVTIEHWLLKILELGESDITVLARRYEWDLSALWQDLLDAIDNLPRTVRSQPRLSKPLLELIKNAWVIASLDEDIEQIRSVHLLTTMTRHPTLVQLDTLWPLMTLGETQLQRLRPLLDAQSDERPEVQQLAVHNHTAENNINHEKNDQPSTTSDNAIIGHTLNEALQAVLNKFTIDVTEKARLGEIDPVFGRDDEIRQMVDILSRRRKNNPILVGEPGVGKTALVEGLALRIAEKNVPISLQTTSLRTLDLGLLQAGAGVKGEFEQRLKNVIDAVQQSPSPILLFIDEAHTIIGAGNQAGGADAANLLKPALARGELRTIAATTWSEYKQYFERDAALERRFQIVKVDEPDDEKAFLMLRGLKSRYAKYHGVHITDDAVKAAVTLSRRYLTGRQLPDKAVDLLDTASARIRMSLDTLPEELTRIKAKRYALELEQKAILDDITIGNLTNQTKLSDLSSQDAQLALQLETLEQRFEQEKEMICQLIESRQDPENTATSAQLQQQLSQLQQEAPLLNPDVDVRTVATVIADWTGVPLSSLLKDEQIGLLELESNLSKYVIGQDSALLALAQRLRASRTGLVSENGPQGVFLLVGPSGVGKTETALALAECLFGGQKSLITINMSEYQEAHTVSQLKGSPPGYVGYGQGGVLTEAVRKRPYSIVLLDEVEKAHRDVLNLFYQVFDRGFMRDGEGREIDFRNTVILMTANLGSDYLMQQLEEAPQSTDGDLQETLRPILRDHFQPALLARFQTLIYRPLDATALRTIVEMKLNGVLKRLYTHYRLTGVVEEALYDTIVDACLLPDTGARNIDSLLNQQILPILSQQLLLRQACAEKSQYVILGFNEEEGITLSFSDELSH; this is encoded by the coding sequence ATGGAAAATCAATCTATCATGCTATTGCGTCGGTTAAATCCTTATTGTGCAAAAGCACTCGAAGCTGCGGCATCATTATGCCAAACTCGAGCTCATGCAGAAGTGACTATTGAGCACTGGTTATTAAAAATTCTAGAGCTAGGTGAAAGTGATATCACTGTTTTAGCTCGTCGCTATGAATGGGATTTATCCGCACTTTGGCAAGACTTACTTGACGCAATTGATAACTTGCCCCGCACTGTACGCAGCCAACCTCGATTATCCAAGCCCTTATTAGAACTGATTAAAAATGCATGGGTAATTGCTTCTCTTGATGAAGATATCGAACAAATTCGTAGTGTCCATTTACTTACAACGATGACTCGCCATCCAACATTAGTTCAATTAGATACCCTATGGCCTTTAATGACATTAGGTGAAACACAACTACAACGATTAAGACCTTTACTTGATGCCCAATCAGATGAAAGACCTGAAGTTCAACAACTTGCGGTGCATAATCACACTGCTGAAAATAATATAAACCACGAAAAAAACGATCAACCTTCAACTACCTCTGACAACGCCATTATTGGTCATACACTAAATGAAGCTCTACAAGCAGTATTAAATAAATTTACGATTGATGTGACAGAAAAAGCACGCCTAGGTGAAATTGACCCCGTATTTGGTCGAGATGATGAAATTCGCCAAATGGTTGATATTCTCTCCCGTCGACGTAAAAACAACCCTATTCTTGTTGGTGAGCCCGGTGTCGGTAAAACTGCGCTGGTTGAAGGATTAGCGTTACGTATTGCTGAAAAAAATGTCCCTATCAGTTTACAAACTACCTCATTACGCACTCTAGATTTAGGTTTATTACAAGCAGGAGCGGGCGTAAAAGGTGAATTTGAACAACGACTAAAAAATGTTATTGATGCCGTTCAACAATCACCTTCCCCAATTCTACTTTTTATTGATGAAGCACATACAATCATAGGTGCTGGTAATCAAGCCGGTGGCGCGGATGCCGCCAACTTATTAAAACCGGCATTAGCACGTGGTGAATTACGTACCATCGCGGCAACCACTTGGTCGGAATACAAACAATATTTTGAGCGTGATGCCGCATTAGAGCGCCGTTTTCAAATCGTTAAAGTTGACGAACCTGATGATGAAAAAGCCTTTTTAATGTTACGAGGATTAAAATCTCGTTATGCAAAATATCATGGCGTACACATTACTGATGATGCAGTAAAAGCCGCCGTAACGTTATCACGTCGTTATTTAACAGGCCGCCAACTTCCTGATAAAGCCGTTGATTTACTTGATACCGCCAGTGCGCGTATTCGCATGAGTTTAGACACCTTACCAGAAGAACTCACTCGCATTAAAGCCAAACGCTATGCACTTGAACTAGAACAAAAAGCGATCCTAGATGATATCACTATTGGCAATTTAACTAATCAAACAAAATTATCTGACTTATCTTCTCAAGATGCCCAATTAGCTCTTCAACTCGAAACACTAGAACAGCGCTTCGAACAAGAAAAAGAGATGATCTGTCAGTTAATTGAAAGCAGACAAGATCCCGAAAATACCGCAACGTCAGCACAGTTACAGCAACAACTTTCACAATTACAACAAGAAGCACCACTTTTAAACCCTGATGTCGATGTTCGTACCGTAGCGACAGTCATTGCAGACTGGACAGGCGTTCCCCTTTCAAGCCTACTTAAAGATGAACAAATTGGTTTATTAGAGTTAGAAAGTAACTTATCAAAATATGTCATTGGTCAAGACAGCGCTTTACTCGCATTAGCTCAGCGTTTACGAGCATCAAGAACCGGATTAGTGTCTGAAAATGGGCCTCAAGGTGTCTTTTTATTAGTGGGACCTAGTGGCGTTGGTAAAACAGAAACCGCACTTGCACTGGCGGAATGTCTGTTTGGTGGTCAAAAATCGTTAATCACAATTAACATGTCTGAATATCAAGAAGCTCACACGGTCAGTCAATTAAAAGGTTCTCCTCCAGGTTATGTGGGATACGGTCAAGGTGGTGTATTAACGGAAGCAGTCAGAAAACGCCCTTACAGTATTGTATTACTTGATGAAGTTGAAAAAGCACATCGTGATGTTTTAAACCTCTTCTATCAAGTCTTCGATCGCGGTTTTATGCGTGACGGTGAAGGACGTGAAATTGATTTTCGTAACACGGTTATTTTAATGACTGCAAACTTAGGCAGTGATTATTTAATGCAACAGTTAGAAGAAGCACCACAAAGTACCGATGGTGATTTGCAAGAAACACTACGCCCTATTTTACGCGATCATTTCCAACCTGCGTTATTAGCGCGTTTTCAAACATTGATTTATCGTCCTTTAGATGCAACGGCTTTACGCACGATTGTTGAGATGAAACTAAACGGCGTACTTAAACGTCTTTATACACACTATCGTTTAACTGGTGTTGTAGAAGAAGCTCTTTACGACACCATTGTTGATGCATGCCTACTTCCTGATACAGGTGCTCGCAATATCGATAGTCTGCTTAATCAACAAATTCTCCCCATCCTTAGCCAACAACTTCTTTTGCGCCAAGCCTGTGCTGAAAAATCACAATATGTCATTTTAGGCTTTAATGAAGAAGAGGGTATTACGTTGAGTTTTAGTGATGAATTGTCACATTGA
- a CDS encoding DUF3304 domain-containing protein, with translation MPTKLTRKKVMVVIVILAIIAVSSLLFPKKKPKDDYLAGNLHGFNHVKGTSVNWFKVNGYYGKGGGGTCCIVVPAKWTPNQWVNVEWEVDPDAYSGKAPPLGTDEFRQYMKQHEANYRRYSKMVEIPEYDDPCDVKVHFLPCQEVKITLSCKSWGHPDYPVNEPDDMEEPAVCSKK, from the coding sequence ATGCCCACAAAATTAACCCGTAAAAAAGTCATGGTGGTTATCGTTATTCTTGCCATTATCGCAGTAAGCTCACTGCTGTTCCCCAAGAAAAAACCCAAAGATGACTACCTTGCCGGAAATTTACACGGGTTTAACCATGTCAAAGGCACCTCGGTAAATTGGTTTAAGGTTAATGGTTATTATGGCAAAGGCGGTGGCGGAACCTGTTGCATTGTTGTGCCGGCAAAATGGACGCCCAATCAATGGGTCAATGTGGAATGGGAAGTCGATCCTGATGCTTATTCAGGTAAAGCACCGCCTTTGGGTACTGATGAATTTCGTCAATATATGAAACAGCATGAAGCCAATTATCGTCGCTATAGCAAAATGGTAGAAATTCCTGAGTATGACGACCCTTGTGATGTCAAAGTGCACTTTCTTCCCTGCCAAGAAGTCAAAATTACCCTGTCTTGTAAATCATGGGGACACCCTGACTACCCTGTCAATGAACCTGATGATATGGAAGAGCCTGCGGTATGCTCGAAAAAATAA
- a CDS encoding DUF3304 domain-containing protein codes for MLEKITRKKVIVAGVILAIIAVSSLLFPKKKPKDDYLAGNLHGFNHVKGTSVNWFKVNGYYGKGGGGTCCIVVPAKWTPNQWVKVEWEVDPDAYPTDSPGVTDPKFDAYMKKHEANYRHYQKMVEIPEYDEPCSMDVHFLPCQEVKITLSCYATNHPDYPIKEPSFMEEPAICPQN; via the coding sequence ATGCTCGAAAAAATAACTCGTAAAAAAGTGATTGTTGCTGGCGTTATTCTTGCCATTATCGCAGTAAGCTCACTGCTGTTTCCCAAGAAAAAACCCAAAGATGACTACCTTGCCGGAAATTTACACGGGTTTAACCATGTCAAAGGCACTTCGGTAAATTGGTTTAAGGTTAATGGTTATTATGGCAAAGGCGGTGGCGGAACCTGTTGCATTGTCGTGCCGGCAAAGTGGACGCCGAATCAATGGGTCAAAGTGGAATGGGAAGTCGATCCTGATGCATACCCTACAGATTCACCGGGGGTGACAGATCCCAAATTTGATGCTTATATGAAAAAACACGAAGCCAATTATCGCCACTATCAAAAAATGGTTGAAATTCCCGAGTATGACGAACCTTGCAGTATGGATGTCCATTTTCTCCCTTGTCAGGAAGTAAAAATCACCCTGTCTTGTTATGCGACTAATCACCCTGATTATCCCATTAAAGAGCCTAGCTTTATGGAGGAACCTGCAATATGTCCACAAAATTAA
- a CDS encoding DUF3304 domain-containing protein produces the protein MSTKLTRKKLMFVGIIITLLAVYFLFIRQPKVEYLAGSMSGINHVKGTAVNWFKVNGYYAQSANDTCCIMVPAKWTPNQWVKVEWEVDPDAYSDKSPPLGTDEFRQYMKKHKANYRHYQKMVEIPEYDEPCSVKVHFLPCQEVKISLSCYSPWLPEYPIKEPLEMEEPAVCSKK, from the coding sequence ATGTCCACAAAATTAACCCGCAAAAAACTCATGTTTGTTGGGATAATCATTACTCTTCTTGCTGTCTATTTTCTCTTTATCCGACAACCAAAAGTGGAATATTTAGCCGGTAGTATGAGTGGTATTAACCATGTGAAAGGCACTGCGGTGAATTGGTTTAAAGTCAATGGCTATTATGCCCAAAGTGCCAATGATACTTGTTGTATTATGGTGCCCGCAAAATGGACACCTAATCAATGGGTCAAAGTGGAATGGGAAGTCGATCCTGATGCGTATTCAGATAAATCGCCACCTTTAGGTACTGATGAATTTCGCCAATATATGAAAAAACACAAAGCCAATTATCGCCACTATCAAAAAATGGTTGAAATCCCCGAATACGATGAGCCTTGTAGTGTCAAAGTCCATTTTCTTCCTTGCCAAGAAGTAAAAATTAGCCTGTCTTGTTATTCCCCTTGGCTTCCCGAATATCCAATAAAAGAACCATTAGAAATGGAGGAGCCAGCAGTATGCTCGAAAAAATAA
- a CDS encoding DUF3304 domain-containing protein, with protein sequence MLEKITRKKVIVAGVILAIIAVSSLLFPKKKPKDDYLAGNLHGFNHVKGTSVNWFKVNGYYGKGGGGTCCIVVPAKWTPNQWVKVEWEVDPDAYPGDIPKFSDPYYDEYMRLHEANYRRYSKMVEIPEYDDPCDVKVHFLPCQEVRITLSCYSPGHPNYPITVPTKMEEPAVCSKK encoded by the coding sequence ATGCTCGAAAAAATAACTCGTAAAAAAGTGATTGTTGCTGGCGTTATTCTTGCCATTATCGCAGTAAGCTCACTGCTGTTCCCCAAGAAAAAACCCAAAGATGACTACCTTGCCGGAAATTTACACGGGTTTAACCATGTCAAAGGCACTTCGGTAAATTGGTTTAAGGTTAATGGTTATTATGGCAAAGGCGGTGGCGGAACCTGTTGCATTGTCGTGCCGGCAAAGTGGACGCCGAATCAATGGGTCAAAGTGGAATGGGAAGTCGATCCCGATGCTTACCCCGGTGATATTCCCAAGTTTAGCGATCCTTACTACGATGAATATATGAGGTTACATGAGGCTAATTATCGTCGTTATAGCAAAATGGTAGAAATTCCTGAGTATGACGACCCTTGTGATGTCAAAGTGCATTTTCTTCCCTGCCAAGAAGTTCGGATCACATTATCTTGTTATTCCCCGGGGCACCCTAATTATCCGATTACGGTTCCAACAAAAATGGAGGAGCCAGCAGTATGCTCGAAAAAATAA
- a CDS encoding DUF3304 domain-containing protein, whose protein sequence is MLEKITRKKVIVAGVILAIIAVSSLLFPKKKPKDDYLAGNLHGFNHVKGTSVNWFKVNGYYGKGGGGTCCIVVPAKWTPNQWVKVEWEVDPDAYSGNIPEFNDPYYKEYMRLHKANYRRYSKMVEIPEYDDPCDVKVHFLPCQEVRITLSCYSPGNPNYPITIPTKMEEPAVCSKK, encoded by the coding sequence ATGCTCGAAAAAATAACTCGTAAAAAAGTGATTGTTGCTGGCGTTATTCTTGCCATTATCGCAGTAAGCTCACTGCTGTTCCCCAAGAAAAAACCCAAAGATGACTACCTTGCCGGAAATTTACACGGGTTTAACCATGTCAAAGGCACTTCGGTAAATTGGTTTAAGGTTAATGGTTATTATGGCAAAGGCGGTGGCGGAACCTGTTGCATTGTCGTGCCGGCAAAGTGGACACCGAATCAATGGGTCAAAGTGGAATGGGAAGTCGATCCCGATGCTTATTCAGGTAATATTCCTGAGTTTAACGATCCTTACTACAAAGAATATATGAGGTTACATAAAGCCAATTATCGTCGTTATAGCAAAATGGTAGAAATTCCTGAGTATGACGACCCTTGTGATGTCAAAGTGCATTTTCTTCCCTGCCAAGAAGTTCGGATCACATTATCTTGTTATTCCCCGGGAAACCCTAATTATCCGATTACTATTCCAACAAAAATGGAGGAGCCTGCAGTATGCTCGAAAAAATAA
- a CDS encoding DUF3304 domain-containing protein, whose product MLEKITRKKVIVAGVILAIIAVSSLLFPKKKPKDDYLAGNLHGFNHVKGTSVNWFKVNGYYGKGGGGTCCIVVPAKWTPNQWVKVEWEVDPDAYPGDIPEFNDPYYKEYMRLHKANYRRYSKMVEIPEYDDPCDVKVHFLPCQEVKITLSCKSWGHPDYPVNEPDDMEEPEICPSK is encoded by the coding sequence ATGCTCGAAAAAATAACTCGTAAAAAAGTGATTGTTGCTGGCGTTATTCTTGCCATTATCGCAGTAAGCTCACTGCTGTTCCCCAAGAAAAAACCCAAAGATGACTACCTTGCCGGAAATTTACACGGGTTTAACCATGTCAAAGGCACTTCGGTAAATTGGTTTAAGGTTAATGGTTATTATGGCAAAGGCGGTGGCGGAACCTGTTGCATTGTCGTACCGGCAAAGTGGACGCCGAATCAATGGGTCAAAGTGGAATGGGAAGTCGATCCCGATGCTTACCCCGGTGATATTCCTGAGTTTAACGATCCTTACTACAAAGAATATATGAGATTACATAAAGCTAATTATCGTCGTTATAGCAAAATGGTAGAAATTCCTGAGTATGACGACCCTTGTGATGTCAAAGTGCATTTTCTTCCCTGTCAAGAAGTCAAAATTACCCTGTCTTGTAAATCATGGGGACACCCTGACTACCCTGTCAATGAACCCGATGATATGGAGGAGCCAGAAATATGTCCAAGCAAGTAA